The Paracholeplasma brassicae genome contains a region encoding:
- a CDS encoding NAD(P)/FAD-dependent oxidoreductase, with translation MIYDVIIIGGGPAGLMSASVFEENQLNYLLLEKNDKVGKKILLTGGKKCNVTNNLSNDQFIQALNVKHKRFLYKALSEFGPKEIINYFKQQGLELVLQENFKYFPKTMKSASVLEVFLNQINRERIKFNHGVKSIERMGDNYLIKTSNDAFMSKNVIISTGSNAYPTTGSSGDGLAFAKKLDMKTIPFSPAETYVYSKQVVSQYGDFQGVSFNTTLKIVGSKKTFEGGLLFTHFGLSGPLILHASELFHEHITHEGSLKVSIILSELSKEEVINQFNEAVDKNELLLKTLEQVTTKKVSKRIMEDLNLSNLKLKEISKKDLNKLIAYLTDFQVEIDRVEDKEKAFVNAGGIDTKELDPSTFESRKHQGLYFVGETVDLQGPIGGFNITIALTTSRLASYSIVKKINR, from the coding sequence ACAAAGTAGGAAAAAAGATACTGTTGACAGGCGGAAAAAAATGCAATGTAACGAACAATCTGTCAAATGACCAATTTATTCAAGCCTTAAACGTTAAACACAAACGATTTTTATATAAAGCTTTAAGTGAGTTTGGGCCTAAAGAAATCATTAATTATTTCAAGCAGCAAGGCCTTGAATTAGTGCTTCAAGAAAATTTTAAATATTTTCCAAAAACAATGAAAAGTGCGTCTGTTCTTGAAGTGTTTTTAAATCAAATCAATCGAGAAAGAATCAAATTTAATCATGGCGTAAAATCCATTGAAAGAATGGGTGACAATTATTTGATTAAAACATCTAATGACGCCTTCATGTCGAAAAATGTGATTATATCAACTGGATCGAATGCGTATCCTACCACCGGTTCAAGTGGGGACGGATTAGCTTTCGCAAAAAAACTAGACATGAAAACAATACCTTTTTCACCGGCTGAAACCTATGTTTATTCAAAACAAGTTGTTTCACAGTACGGTGACTTTCAAGGCGTTAGCTTTAACACAACGCTAAAAATCGTCGGTTCTAAAAAAACATTTGAAGGCGGACTATTATTCACACATTTTGGTTTATCTGGACCTTTAATATTACATGCTTCTGAATTGTTTCATGAACATATAACACATGAGGGTAGTTTGAAGGTATCGATTATTTTGTCTGAACTTTCAAAAGAAGAAGTAATTAACCAGTTTAATGAGGCAGTAGATAAGAATGAGTTACTATTAAAAACTTTGGAACAAGTGACAACAAAAAAAGTCTCCAAGCGAATCATGGAAGATTTAAATCTATCGAATTTGAAATTAAAAGAAATTTCAAAAAAAGATTTAAACAAACTTATTGCTTATCTTACGGATTTTCAAGTTGAAATCGATCGAGTTGAGGATAAGGAAAAAGCCTTTGTTAATGCGGGTGGAATTGATACAAAAGAGTTAGATCCATCGACTTTTGAATCAAGGAAGCATCAAGGGTTGTATTTTGTTGGTGAAACCGTTGATCTTCAAGGACCGATTGGCGGATTTAATATCACGATTGCACTAACGACCTCTAGGTTAGCATCTTATTCAATTGTAAAAAAAATAAACCGATGA
- a CDS encoding ABC transporter ATP-binding protein, translating to MKTMKKVWRYISKYKKLLTITLIAMLVVQFLGLVAPLIVKTILDDYLVSIEEPWYQTTDKTNVYYEGSYYTQTKNDSAPISVVIYEGKYYITDGLAENGNKSLEGNQMTIVTQDGRTLTFEVQQLTSKEVRTFYEPVVKPLSILLILLIARFFLSILFTYIQRISTSMINVNIVRDARKDAVSSLYRMPMTYFEEEPAGKVANRIISDVGGMMNLFSTIMNLLVNASLAVIFAYIGMFYLDFRLALYTFLVFPIVYFWLKYFIKKLTKIAVKVNEQSSMLTAQLNEIINGISILQIFNYKKQTEKKFNDLSDDFRKEKLKEQRLHLSIGWNMIRLLGALVTAVIVLYFGNGYLTIPGFVVSAGIIYAYNDYLTRLIEPVGTLFREIGNLQHAIVRTERIFKIIDGEKESDRFEVVPRFKGDVRFDNLWFSYKEGNPVLKGINLDIPSGSMVGLVGHTGSGKTSLMSLLMRFYDLKSYDMGQIYVDEKPIDTWDKRTYRKHVGIILQDPVIFKGTLGDNIRFGHDDISDEKVIEVLNEIGGKKLLDKYEEGINQVITRGGGNLSVGEKQLISFARAVIHDPAILVMDEATANIDTETETMIQTALEKVKKGRTTIVIAHRLSTIKNADKIVVLQAGLKVEEGPHQILLEKNGVYANIYRSQIKISKELDPNS from the coding sequence ATGAAAACAATGAAAAAAGTATGGCGTTACATTTCTAAATATAAAAAGTTATTAACAATCACGTTAATTGCGATGTTGGTGGTACAGTTCTTAGGACTGGTTGCCCCACTCATTGTCAAAACAATTTTAGACGATTATTTAGTCAGTATTGAAGAGCCATGGTACCAAACGACCGATAAAACCAACGTGTATTACGAGGGCAGTTACTATACTCAAACAAAAAATGACAGCGCACCAATTTCTGTTGTGATTTACGAGGGCAAGTATTACATTACCGATGGACTTGCAGAAAATGGAAACAAATCATTAGAAGGCAATCAAATGACCATTGTGACCCAAGATGGAAGAACCTTAACATTTGAGGTGCAACAATTAACGAGTAAAGAAGTAAGAACGTTTTATGAACCAGTGGTTAAACCACTAAGTATCTTATTAATTCTATTAATCGCAAGATTTTTCTTATCCATATTATTTACCTACATACAGCGAATTTCAACCTCAATGATCAACGTTAATATCGTCAGGGATGCGAGAAAAGATGCGGTAAGCTCACTTTACCGCATGCCAATGACGTATTTTGAAGAAGAACCCGCTGGGAAGGTAGCCAACCGTATCATCTCGGATGTCGGAGGCATGATGAACTTATTTTCAACCATCATGAACTTATTAGTCAATGCGTCTTTAGCGGTAATATTTGCCTATATTGGGATGTTCTACCTAGATTTTAGACTTGCCTTATACACCTTTTTGGTGTTTCCTATTGTCTATTTTTGGTTAAAGTACTTCATTAAGAAGCTCACCAAAATAGCGGTTAAGGTGAATGAACAAAGTTCCATGTTAACGGCACAATTAAATGAAATTATTAATGGAATCAGTATTTTACAAATATTTAACTATAAAAAACAAACCGAAAAGAAGTTTAATGATTTATCCGATGATTTTCGAAAAGAAAAACTTAAGGAACAACGACTTCACTTATCGATTGGCTGGAACATGATACGCCTACTTGGGGCGCTTGTGACGGCAGTGATTGTCTTATACTTTGGAAATGGGTATTTAACCATTCCAGGGTTTGTTGTTTCTGCGGGTATTATCTATGCTTACAACGATTATTTAACAAGACTAATTGAACCGGTCGGTACGCTCTTTAGAGAAATTGGAAACCTTCAACACGCCATCGTACGAACCGAACGTATTTTTAAGATCATCGACGGTGAAAAAGAAAGTGATCGATTTGAAGTTGTTCCTCGATTTAAAGGTGACGTTCGTTTTGATAACTTATGGTTTTCTTATAAAGAAGGTAACCCAGTCCTAAAAGGCATCAATTTAGATATTCCATCAGGTAGTATGGTTGGACTAGTGGGTCATACCGGTTCAGGAAAAACATCCTTAATGAGTCTTCTCATGCGTTTTTATGACTTGAAATCGTACGACATGGGGCAAATTTATGTGGATGAAAAGCCAATTGATACATGGGATAAACGCACCTATCGAAAACACGTGGGTATTATCTTACAAGACCCAGTCATTTTTAAAGGTACGCTGGGGGATAACATCCGATTTGGGCATGACGACATTAGTGATGAAAAAGTGATCGAAGTCCTTAATGAAATTGGTGGTAAAAAACTCCTTGATAAATACGAAGAAGGCATTAATCAAGTGATTACTCGCGGTGGTGGTAACTTATCTGTGGGTGAAAAACAGTTAATTTCATTTGCTAGGGCGGTCATTCATGACCCAGCGATCTTAGTCATGGATGAGGCAACCGCAAACATTGACACAGAGACGGAGACAATGATTCAAACCGCGCTCGAAAAGGTCAAAAAAGGCAGAACAACGATCGTCATTGCGCACCGATTATCAACCATCAAAAATGCCGATAAGATTGTTGTATTACAAGCCGGTTTAAAAGTAGAAGAAGGCCCACATCAAATTTTGTTAGAGAAAAATGGCGTTTATGCGAACATTTATCGCTCTCAAATCAAAATATCCAAAGAATTAGACCCAAATAGTTAG
- a CDS encoding aldo/keto reductase — MKIRQLGKTGFMVSEVALGTWQLGGGWGTPFNHELAKETLTEATKNEVNCFDTADVYSGGLSEEAIGQFTQSMDEKPVVITKLGRRLERQDKDLYTKENMREFILGSIKRLKVSQLDLVLLHCPPSDLYDEPKVFEALDSFKVEGLIKNYGVSIEKVEDGIKAMKYEGVSAIEVIFNMFRLKPLEKLFPMAKEKNVGIIVRVPLASGLLTGKYTSKTTFNEKDHRTFNRDGQSFDKGETFSGVDFDLGLKAVEALKDLFQTDNLIPYALKYILMFDAVSTVIPGASKPYQVKQNIEAINLAPLSMDQMNQVKAIYDKYIKPSVHPLW; from the coding sequence ATGAAGATAAGACAATTAGGAAAAACAGGTTTTATGGTCTCTGAGGTTGCTTTAGGGACTTGGCAACTCGGTGGTGGTTGGGGAACGCCATTTAATCACGAACTTGCAAAAGAAACACTAACTGAGGCAACAAAAAACGAAGTGAATTGCTTTGACACAGCGGATGTTTATTCAGGTGGACTTTCTGAAGAAGCAATTGGTCAATTTACTCAGTCAATGGATGAAAAACCAGTTGTGATTACAAAACTTGGAAGACGATTAGAAAGACAAGACAAAGATTTATATACAAAAGAAAACATGCGTGAGTTTATTCTTGGTTCAATTAAAAGATTAAAAGTAAGTCAATTAGATCTTGTCTTACTGCACTGTCCACCAAGTGATCTATACGATGAACCAAAAGTATTTGAAGCCCTTGATTCATTTAAAGTTGAAGGGTTGATAAAAAATTACGGTGTTTCAATCGAAAAAGTCGAAGATGGCATAAAAGCAATGAAATACGAAGGAGTCTCGGCAATCGAGGTTATCTTTAATATGTTTCGTTTAAAACCACTTGAGAAGTTATTTCCAATGGCAAAAGAAAAAAACGTCGGCATTATTGTGCGTGTCCCATTAGCGAGTGGTTTGTTGACAGGTAAGTATACATCTAAGACGACCTTCAATGAAAAGGACCATCGTACGTTTAATCGAGATGGACAATCGTTTGATAAGGGCGAAACATTTTCTGGCGTTGACTTCGATTTGGGGCTAAAAGCGGTTGAAGCGCTCAAGGATTTGTTTCAAACAGATAATTTAATTCCTTATGCTTTAAAATACATTCTAATGTTTGATGCGGTTTCTACGGTAATTCCAGGGGCTTCAAAGCCTTATCAAGTCAAGCAAAACATCGAGGCGATTAACTTAGCGCCATTATCTATGGATCAAATGAATCAGGTAAAAGCGATTTATGATAAATACATAAAGCCCAGTGTTCATCCGTTATGGTAA
- a CDS encoding rhomboid family intramembrane serine protease, whose amino-acid sequence MSFTKNLKTYFLFHPVNTILIGLNLLMLIVTYLFGGFTTAVLLKLGAIFPPYIIDNQEYHRLILAMFLHGSIIHFLMNNFVLYQLGAYLERLIGSINYLILYLVSGLISSIVITYFGEVMSITIGASGAIYGVMAGLLMLTFIRTHWFSDHQIRNIRQLMILNVIFTFIVPNISILGHLGGLVAGLLLILLLSPKRPDYRNKLTKEKYINVLNEQNR is encoded by the coding sequence ATGTCATTTACTAAAAACTTAAAAACATACTTTCTATTTCATCCAGTGAATACCATACTTATTGGATTGAATCTACTAATGTTAATCGTTACCTATCTTTTCGGTGGTTTTACAACAGCTGTACTTCTTAAATTAGGTGCCATATTCCCACCTTACATCATCGATAATCAAGAGTACCACCGTTTAATACTCGCAATGTTTTTGCACGGCAGCATCATCCATTTCTTGATGAACAACTTTGTTTTATATCAACTTGGTGCCTATTTAGAACGATTGATCGGTTCGATCAATTATCTAATCCTCTATTTGGTCTCAGGATTGATTTCCTCAATCGTCATTACTTATTTTGGAGAAGTCATGAGTATCACAATTGGCGCAAGTGGTGCTATCTATGGCGTCATGGCTGGTCTATTGATGTTGACGTTTATTCGAACGCATTGGTTCTCCGATCATCAAATCAGAAACATTAGACAACTGATGATATTAAACGTCATCTTTACATTCATTGTTCCTAATATTTCCATCTTAGGCCATTTAGGCGGACTGGTCGCTGGTTTGTTGTTGATTCTTCTACTTTCACCTAAAAGACCCGATTATCGAAACAAGTTAACCAAAGAAAAATACATCAATGTCCTAAATGAACAAAACCGATGA
- a CDS encoding ABC transporter ATP-binding protein, which produces MANIIRKIKWFIIEHRVTYVIMLFLLLSIAFISLTPAYVLGFAIDTVISGKLNESTLVMIVGALVLLPVSRYALSFVYNYLSNKTAQTLTFQLRKRYLSHLFEMDSKFFELYDKGDLISRVTADLDSITQAASSIMEGIIFNVGVILFAIGVMGFSISWELTIISVTIMPIGLTILNIIRSKKRKYVKIHREIYAEMTEKVLESVEGQKTIRAYVQEENDLDKLKDAIDADIESWRYIVRYESWFNPLFEVVYGIAYVLAFVFGVYFILESKMSLGQLITFVSYVGMLYGPIIAISTIFTQINNATISIDRYDEIMTQVPEVHDDLTSKDIIDFKQIRFENVTFLYPFDKQPVIKDITFEINNGQTIGIVGPTGSGKSTLIRQLLREFNVTQGQIYIDNQRIDSYKIEDIRNLVGYVPQTHILFKRGVDENILIGKPNANVDMINKAIKIADFEKDLLFLQQGLHTMVGESGTTLSGGQKQRLSIARALIKEPEILILDDSLSAVDAKTEDTIIGHLIDFRKGKTNIIVAHRFSAVRDADVILVIENGQITQKGTHEELLKQDGWYKHQYIQQMTMK; this is translated from the coding sequence ATGGCAAATATAATCAGAAAAATTAAATGGTTTATCATAGAACACCGTGTGACCTACGTCATTATGTTGTTTTTACTACTTTCAATCGCTTTTATTTCACTAACACCAGCGTATGTCTTAGGGTTTGCGATTGATACCGTAATTTCGGGGAAATTAAATGAATCCACACTTGTAATGATTGTTGGCGCGCTCGTATTATTACCAGTTTCAAGGTACGCCCTTTCTTTTGTTTATAACTATTTATCGAACAAGACGGCTCAAACGTTAACGTTTCAACTTAGAAAACGATATTTGAGTCATTTGTTTGAAATGGATTCCAAGTTTTTTGAACTCTACGATAAAGGTGATTTAATCTCGAGAGTCACCGCGGATTTGGATTCAATCACGCAAGCAGCAAGTTCGATTATGGAAGGGATCATATTTAATGTGGGTGTGATTTTGTTTGCTATTGGAGTAATGGGGTTTTCGATTTCTTGGGAACTCACCATCATTTCAGTGACAATCATGCCAATTGGATTAACTATCTTAAACATCATTCGAAGTAAAAAGAGAAAGTACGTCAAAATTCACCGTGAAATCTACGCAGAAATGACCGAAAAAGTGTTAGAGTCAGTCGAAGGTCAAAAAACCATTCGTGCCTACGTCCAAGAAGAAAATGATTTGGACAAATTGAAAGACGCAATTGATGCTGACATTGAATCGTGGCGTTACATCGTTAGATACGAAAGTTGGTTTAACCCATTATTTGAAGTGGTTTATGGCATCGCTTATGTCTTGGCATTTGTATTTGGTGTCTATTTCATTTTAGAATCGAAAATGTCACTTGGTCAATTAATTACATTTGTTTCTTATGTTGGTATGCTTTATGGGCCAATTATCGCCATATCGACTATTTTTACTCAAATCAATAACGCAACCATTTCGATCGATCGTTATGATGAAATTATGACTCAAGTACCTGAGGTTCATGATGACCTCACGTCAAAAGACATCATTGACTTTAAACAAATTCGATTTGAAAATGTTACCTTTTTATATCCGTTTGATAAACAACCGGTAATTAAAGACATAACGTTTGAGATAAATAACGGACAAACCATTGGGATTGTCGGACCCACAGGTAGTGGAAAATCCACATTGATTCGACAATTATTAAGAGAGTTTAATGTGACTCAAGGACAAATCTATATCGACAACCAACGAATCGATTCTTACAAGATTGAAGACATCAGGAACTTAGTTGGTTATGTGCCTCAAACCCATATCTTATTTAAACGTGGGGTTGATGAGAACATTTTAATTGGTAAACCAAACGCCAACGTTGATATGATCAATAAGGCGATTAAAATAGCGGATTTTGAAAAAGATTTATTATTCTTACAACAAGGGCTTCACACCATGGTTGGTGAATCAGGCACAACACTTTCTGGTGGGCAAAAACAACGCTTATCCATTGCTAGAGCGTTGATTAAAGAACCTGAGATATTAATTTTAGATGACTCATTATCAGCGGTTGATGCGAAAACAGAGGACACCATCATTGGGCATTTAATAGACTTTAGAAAAGGTAAGACCAATATAATCGTCGCTCACCGGTTTAGTGCGGTAAGAGATGCCGATGTGATTCTAGTCATAGAAAATGGACAAATCACACAAAAAGGAACTCACGAAGAGCTCTTAAAACAAGATGGCTGGTACAAACATCAATACATCCAGCAAATGACAATGAAGTAG